In one window of Blastopirellula marina DNA:
- a CDS encoding response regulator, producing the protein MRNSTQPVMLITDDDRSFRETMAEVFSRRGFAPLLAADGEEAIHVAQEATVHVALFDFHMPQRTGLESISACRSLGIDIPYILLTGALDPAIANQAEHVEVFSLLEKPVSIQIVTGVVKDAMASHYPWFESTR; encoded by the coding sequence ATGCGAAATTCTACCCAACCAGTCATGTTGATCACCGACGACGATCGCTCGTTTCGCGAGACGATGGCCGAGGTGTTTAGCCGTCGTGGGTTCGCGCCGCTTTTGGCCGCCGACGGGGAAGAAGCAATTCACGTCGCTCAAGAGGCGACCGTCCATGTGGCGCTTTTCGATTTCCACATGCCTCAGCGGACTGGTCTCGAATCGATCTCAGCATGTCGAAGCTTGGGAATCGACATTCCGTACATCCTGCTGACTGGGGCACTCGATCCTGCGATCGCGAATCAGGCCGAGCATGTCGAAGTGTTCTCTTTGCTTGAGAAGCCTGTCAGCATTCAGATTGTGACGGGCGTCGTGAAAGATGCGATGGCGAGCCATTACCCATGGTTCGAATCGACTCGATAG